Proteins from one Lepidochelys kempii isolate rLepKem1 chromosome 6, rLepKem1.hap2, whole genome shotgun sequence genomic window:
- the MLH3 gene encoding DNA mismatch repair protein Mlh3 isoform X6: MIKCLVEDVRTRLRSGVAINSLAQCVEELVLNSIDAKATCVAIRVDLETFKVQVVDNGSGMGREDLNKVGNRYFTSKCNSVEDLENLKFYGFRGEAVASIANMASIVEISSKTNNTVKTFMKLFQNGKALEVCEAELTRPSGGTTVTVYNLFHQLPVRKKCMDPLLEFERVRQKIEALSLIHPSISFSLRNDASCSMMLHLPKTKDMCSRFCQIYGLGRTQKLRKINYTSGEFELSGYISSEGHYNKNMQFLFVNNRLVLKTRLHKLMDFLLRKESVICKAKGGPANRQMSSSPVRHRGPELYGIFVINVKCPYCEYDVCLEPAKTLIEFRNWDALLACIEEGVKTFLKQEHLFVELSGEDIKEFNEDNGFSLYRTGTLHTALSEVKSIQDNFKKTCDDIVDSYETFNLQSKAVKRKVTIQEKSSDLIGSNGNAGEKEVSPGLIIAEPADAASPLLNKEGTNSDFSESDISEQEPKEFSNPKMVFVSRKSSENLYGESRSERVEIDSYAKMPHCTENCVEDAKTQEDSAAQKSSINIAFGNGVTQGQHERVEDTADGPELLWGRVLMGMSDVMKEDSRKNKGPNNDGGGKVVRSVPLKLCSTGLITHVMQNQPPHEQTEMNCSLNMHSKPGPVSAKDIFGNKMSFSVQSLNVQDISSILNKEYTTLPNREVCRAYAYEWLENETVSGQKNEEVASITARGRRECVTSHTRELLPVTSLSFPHNENNPSNRRQMVELSVTPRTQAYKKLSLSIQLGSLERFRRHYGKVRSVPSVSIPEKRSEFEPPDVLGSLADLDSLKNQNNNFECVNICETQVLERADCNNSCQAGCLLSLERSQFCGKETLLDRKAPCVRESPMTLTDYSQIRRKDLSSSRLLGSLASKLSRMKGDHKEVLATEVVGQVDEQFQTDSSRKGDTLHLLSQTDDFLQSSYQMCQSTSQEAGIDDCILASASDEQDAPFKMYSTRGGTMENALNQSLLINTDGEYMAPTSSGLALQSEKCYSEDICKDGKIVAVSSKQTSEATELSSVTFSSSLEVLGDVKNAVQSKNEESILCSVWMQHFDVSLGKMVYVNKMTGLSTYSTPPTEELQAACTKDITTMAVNVVLQSDFTKCKEGTNVRFLKIATALDPRFKNLKCLPKSDRDGLWSMLSEVLKEQQSNAETTEPEPPKKKINLLLVASDSGDINKKRAALSSANVNKLVCLSDWLNKK; this comes from the exons ATGATCAAATGTTTGGTGGAAGATGTACGCACCAGGTTACGCTCTGGAGTGGCCATCAACTCACTGGCCCAGTGTGTTGAAGAGCTTGTCCTCAATAGCATTGATGCTAAAGCAACATGCGTGGCCATACGGGTGGATTTGGAAACTTTCAAGGTCCAAGTGGTGGACaatggctctgggatggggagagaggaccTAAATAAAGTGGGTAATCGATATTTCACTAGTAAGTGCAATTCAGTGGAGGACTTAGAGAATCTGAAGTTCTATGGTTTCCGAGGGGAAGCTGTGGCCAGCATAGCAAATATGGCCAGCATAGTGGAAATTTCATCCAAGACCAACAATACAGTGAAAACCTTTATGAAACTGTTTCAGAATGGGAAAGCACTGGAAGTCTGTGAGGCTGAATTGACTAGACCAAGTGGTGGAACAACAGTGACTGTGTATAACCTGTTCCACCAGTTACCAGTGAGGAAAAAGTGCATGGATCCCTTGCTGGAATTTGAGAGGGTTAGGCAGAAGATAGAGGCTCTTTCTCTCATACATCCTTCCATCTCATTTTCCTTAAGAAATGATGCTTCCTGTTCTATGATGCTTCATCTACCAAAGACAAAAGATATGTGTTCCCGTTTTTGTCAGATTTATGGACTGGGAAGAACACAGAAATTACGAAAAATAAATTATACATCTGGGGAGTTTGAGTTAAGTGGCTATATCAGTTCTGAAGGGCATTACAATAAAAATATGCAGTTTTTGTTTGTGAATAATAGActggttttaaaaacaagattGCATAAACTCATGGACTTTTTATTAAGGAAAGAAAGTGTAATTTGCAAGGCAAAAGGTGGCCCTGCCAACAGACAAATGAGTTCAAGTCCTGTTCGGCATCGTGGCCCAGAGCTCTATGGAATCTTTGTTATCAATGTGAAGTGTCCTTACTGTGAATATGATGTGTGTCTGGAACCTGCAAAAACTCTGATAGAATTCCGCAATTGGGATGCTCTTTTAGCTTGCATTGAGGAAggagtgaaaacatttttaaaacaagaacacTTATTTGTTGAACTGTCTGGTGAAGACATAAAAGAATTTAATGAAGACAATGGCTTTAGTTTGTACAGGACCGGAACTCTGCATACTGCACTCTCTGAAGTAAAGAGCATACAAGACAATTTTAAGAAAACATGTGATGATATTGTAGATTCCTATGAAACTTTTAATTTGCAATCAAAAGCTGTCAAAAGAAAAGTGACTATTCAGGAAAAGTCTTCAGATCTCATAGGTTCAAATGGTAATGCTGGAGAAAAGGAAGTCTCCCCAGGTCTGATCATTGCTGAACCAGCTGACGCAGCGAGTCCTCTGCTCAACAAAGAAGGCACCAATTCTGATTTCTCAGAATCAGATATCTCAGAACAAGAGCCAAAAGAGTTCAGCAATCCCAAAATGGTGTTTGTGAGCCGCAAGTCTTCAGAAAATCTCTATGGGGAGTCCAGGTCAGAAAGAGTAGAAATAGACAGTTATGCTAAAATGCCACATTGTACTGAGAATTGTGTGGAAGATGCAAAAACACAGGAGGACAGCGCAGCTCAGAAAAGCAGCATCAACATTGCCTTTGGAAATGGTGTCACTCAGGGGCAGCATGAGAGAGTTGAAGATACAGCTGATGGACCAGAACTTCTTTGGGGGAGAGTATTGATGGGAATGTCTGATGTGATGAAAGAAGACAGTAGAAAAAATAAAGGGCCAAATAATGATGGTGGAGGAAAGGTTGTTAGATCTGTACCACTGAAGTTGTGTTCCACAGGCCTTATAACTCATGTGATGCAAAATCAGCCACCGCATGAACAAACTGAAATGAATTGCTCATTAAACATGCATTCTAAACCTGGTCCTGTAAGTGCCAAGGACATATTTGGAAACAAGATGAGCTTTTCAGTTCAGAGTCTAAATGTTCAGGATATTTCTAGTATTTTAAATAAAGAGTATACTACACTACCCAATAGAGAAGTATGCAGAGCATATGCATATGAGTGGTTAGAAAATGAGACTGTATCAGGCCAGAAGAATGAGGAGGTAGCTTCCATTACTGCACGAGGTAGAAGGGAGTGTGTAACATCACACACTAGAGAGTTGCTTCCCGTCACTTCCTTGAGTTTTCCTCATAATGAAAATaatccaagcaacagaaggcaaATGGTTGAGCTATCTGTTACGCCCAGAACTCAAGCCTATAAGAAGCTGAGTTTGTCCATACAGTTGGGGTCTTTAGAGCGATTCAGGAGACATTATGGGAAGGTCAGGAGTGTTCCATCAGTATCTATTCCAGAGAAGAGGAGTGAATTTGAACCTCCAGATGTTCTTGGTTCTCTAGCTGATCTTGACAGCTTGAAGAATCAGAATAACAATTTTGAATGTGTTAACATTTGTGAAACTCAAGTTCTGGAACGTGCTGATTGTAATAATAGTTGCCAAGCTGGTTGCCTCCTTTCCTTGGAGAGGTCTCAGTTCTGTGGGAAAGAAACTTTGTTAGACAGAAAAGCTCCTTGCGTGAGAGAGAGTCCTATGACATTGACTGACTACTCTCAAATAAGAAGAAAAGACCTAAGCAGCAGTAGATTACTGGGATCACTAGCTTCTAAACTGTCCAGAATGAAGGGTGACCACAAGGAAGTTTTAGCTACAGAAGTTGTGGGACAAGTTGATGAACAATTCCAAACAGATTCAAGCAGAAAAGGTGACACATTGCATCTTTTGTCTCAAACTGATGATTTTTTGCAGAGCTCTTATCAAATGTGCCAAAGCACCTCACAAGAAGCAGGGATAGATGATTGCATCCTTGCATCTGCTTCTGATGAGCAGGATGCTCCCTTCAAAATGTATAGTACAAGAGGAGGGACCATGGAAAATGCTCTGAACCAGTCACTGCTCATCAACACAGATGGGGAGTACATGGCCCCCACAAGCAGTGGTTTGGCATTACAAAGTGAAAAATGTTATTCTGAAGACATCTGTAAAGATGGAAAGATTGTGGCTGTATCTTCAAAGCAGACTTCAGAAGCCACTGAGCTTTCCAGTGTAACTTTTTCAAGTAGTTTGGAAGTACTTGGAGATGTCAAAAATGCAGTTCAGTCTAAAAATGAGGAATCAATATTGTGTTCTGTCTGGATGCAACACTTTGATGTTTCACTGGGTAAGATGGTATACGTCAATAAAATGACTGGACTAAGCACCTACAGTACTCCTCCAACTGAAGAACTTCAGGCTGCTTGTACTAAAGATATAACTACAATGGCTGTGAATGTTGTCTTACAGAGTG atttcacaaaatgcaaagaaggtaccaatgtgagatttctaaagattgctacagcactcgacccaagatttaagaatctgaagtgccttccaaaatctgatcgggatgggttgtggagcatgctttcagaagtcttaaaagagcaacaatccaatgcagaaactacagaacctgaaccaccaaaaaagaaaatcaaccttctgctcgtggcatctgactcag gtgatataaacaagaagcgggcagcattatcttctgcaaatgtaaacaaacttgtttgtctgagtgattggctgaacaagaagtag
- the MLH3 gene encoding DNA mismatch repair protein Mlh3 isoform X5, which yields MIKCLVEDVRTRLRSGVAINSLAQCVEELVLNSIDAKATCVAIRVDLETFKVQVVDNGSGMGREDLNKVGNRYFTSKCNSVEDLENLKFYGFRGEAVASIANMASIVEISSKTNNTVKTFMKLFQNGKALEVCEAELTRPSGGTTVTVYNLFHQLPVRKKCMDPLLEFERVRQKIEALSLIHPSISFSLRNDASCSMMLHLPKTKDMCSRFCQIYGLGRTQKLRKINYTSGEFELSGYISSEGHYNKNMQFLFVNNRLVLKTRLHKLMDFLLRKESVICKAKGGPANRQMSSSPVRHRGPELYGIFVINVKCPYCEYDVCLEPAKTLIEFRNWDALLACIEEGVKTFLKQEHLFVELSGEDIKEFNEDNGFSLYRTGTLHTALSEVKSIQDNFKKTCDDIVDSYETFNLQSKAVKRKVTIQEKSSDLIGSNGNAGEKEVSPGLIIAEPADAASPLLNKEGTNSDFSESDISEQEPKEFSNPKMVFVSRKSSENLYGESRSERVEIDSYAKMPHCTENCVEDAKTQEDSAAQKSSINIAFGNGVTQGQHERVEDTADGPELLWGRVLMGMSDVMKEDSRKNKGPNNDGGGKVVRSVPLKLCSTGLITHVMQNQPPHEQTEMNCSLNMHSKPGPVSAKDIFGNKMSFSVQSLNVQDISSILNKEYTTLPNREVCRAYAYEWLENETVSGQKNEEVASITARGRRECVTSHTRELLPVTSLSFPHNENNPSNRRQMVELSVTPRTQAYKKLSLSIQLGSLERFRRHYGKVRSVPSVSIPEKRSEFEPPDVLGSLADLDSLKNQNNNFECVNICETQVLERADCNNSCQAGCLLSLERSQFCGKETLLDRKAPCVRESPMTLTDYSQIRRKDLSSSRLLGSLASKLSRMKGDHKEVLATEVVGQVDEQFQTDSSRKGDTLHLLSQTDDFLQSSYQMCQSTSQEAGIDDCILASASDEQDAPFKMYSTRGGTMENALNQSLLINTDGEYMAPTSSGLALQSEKCYSEDICKDGKIVAVSSKQTSEATELSSVTFSSSLEVLGDVKNAVQSKNEESILCSVWMQHFDVSLGKMVYVNKMTGLSTYSTPPTEELQAACTKDITTMAVNVVLQSDFTKCKEGTNVRFLKIATALDPRFKNLKCLPKSDRDGLWSMLSEVLKEQQSNAETTEPEPPKKKINLLLVASDSGNENEHASVHTALGYYQVEPVISMDACALEGWLKHEGTYESLAHLAHKYLAMPAATVS from the exons ATGATCAAATGTTTGGTGGAAGATGTACGCACCAGGTTACGCTCTGGAGTGGCCATCAACTCACTGGCCCAGTGTGTTGAAGAGCTTGTCCTCAATAGCATTGATGCTAAAGCAACATGCGTGGCCATACGGGTGGATTTGGAAACTTTCAAGGTCCAAGTGGTGGACaatggctctgggatggggagagaggaccTAAATAAAGTGGGTAATCGATATTTCACTAGTAAGTGCAATTCAGTGGAGGACTTAGAGAATCTGAAGTTCTATGGTTTCCGAGGGGAAGCTGTGGCCAGCATAGCAAATATGGCCAGCATAGTGGAAATTTCATCCAAGACCAACAATACAGTGAAAACCTTTATGAAACTGTTTCAGAATGGGAAAGCACTGGAAGTCTGTGAGGCTGAATTGACTAGACCAAGTGGTGGAACAACAGTGACTGTGTATAACCTGTTCCACCAGTTACCAGTGAGGAAAAAGTGCATGGATCCCTTGCTGGAATTTGAGAGGGTTAGGCAGAAGATAGAGGCTCTTTCTCTCATACATCCTTCCATCTCATTTTCCTTAAGAAATGATGCTTCCTGTTCTATGATGCTTCATCTACCAAAGACAAAAGATATGTGTTCCCGTTTTTGTCAGATTTATGGACTGGGAAGAACACAGAAATTACGAAAAATAAATTATACATCTGGGGAGTTTGAGTTAAGTGGCTATATCAGTTCTGAAGGGCATTACAATAAAAATATGCAGTTTTTGTTTGTGAATAATAGActggttttaaaaacaagattGCATAAACTCATGGACTTTTTATTAAGGAAAGAAAGTGTAATTTGCAAGGCAAAAGGTGGCCCTGCCAACAGACAAATGAGTTCAAGTCCTGTTCGGCATCGTGGCCCAGAGCTCTATGGAATCTTTGTTATCAATGTGAAGTGTCCTTACTGTGAATATGATGTGTGTCTGGAACCTGCAAAAACTCTGATAGAATTCCGCAATTGGGATGCTCTTTTAGCTTGCATTGAGGAAggagtgaaaacatttttaaaacaagaacacTTATTTGTTGAACTGTCTGGTGAAGACATAAAAGAATTTAATGAAGACAATGGCTTTAGTTTGTACAGGACCGGAACTCTGCATACTGCACTCTCTGAAGTAAAGAGCATACAAGACAATTTTAAGAAAACATGTGATGATATTGTAGATTCCTATGAAACTTTTAATTTGCAATCAAAAGCTGTCAAAAGAAAAGTGACTATTCAGGAAAAGTCTTCAGATCTCATAGGTTCAAATGGTAATGCTGGAGAAAAGGAAGTCTCCCCAGGTCTGATCATTGCTGAACCAGCTGACGCAGCGAGTCCTCTGCTCAACAAAGAAGGCACCAATTCTGATTTCTCAGAATCAGATATCTCAGAACAAGAGCCAAAAGAGTTCAGCAATCCCAAAATGGTGTTTGTGAGCCGCAAGTCTTCAGAAAATCTCTATGGGGAGTCCAGGTCAGAAAGAGTAGAAATAGACAGTTATGCTAAAATGCCACATTGTACTGAGAATTGTGTGGAAGATGCAAAAACACAGGAGGACAGCGCAGCTCAGAAAAGCAGCATCAACATTGCCTTTGGAAATGGTGTCACTCAGGGGCAGCATGAGAGAGTTGAAGATACAGCTGATGGACCAGAACTTCTTTGGGGGAGAGTATTGATGGGAATGTCTGATGTGATGAAAGAAGACAGTAGAAAAAATAAAGGGCCAAATAATGATGGTGGAGGAAAGGTTGTTAGATCTGTACCACTGAAGTTGTGTTCCACAGGCCTTATAACTCATGTGATGCAAAATCAGCCACCGCATGAACAAACTGAAATGAATTGCTCATTAAACATGCATTCTAAACCTGGTCCTGTAAGTGCCAAGGACATATTTGGAAACAAGATGAGCTTTTCAGTTCAGAGTCTAAATGTTCAGGATATTTCTAGTATTTTAAATAAAGAGTATACTACACTACCCAATAGAGAAGTATGCAGAGCATATGCATATGAGTGGTTAGAAAATGAGACTGTATCAGGCCAGAAGAATGAGGAGGTAGCTTCCATTACTGCACGAGGTAGAAGGGAGTGTGTAACATCACACACTAGAGAGTTGCTTCCCGTCACTTCCTTGAGTTTTCCTCATAATGAAAATaatccaagcaacagaaggcaaATGGTTGAGCTATCTGTTACGCCCAGAACTCAAGCCTATAAGAAGCTGAGTTTGTCCATACAGTTGGGGTCTTTAGAGCGATTCAGGAGACATTATGGGAAGGTCAGGAGTGTTCCATCAGTATCTATTCCAGAGAAGAGGAGTGAATTTGAACCTCCAGATGTTCTTGGTTCTCTAGCTGATCTTGACAGCTTGAAGAATCAGAATAACAATTTTGAATGTGTTAACATTTGTGAAACTCAAGTTCTGGAACGTGCTGATTGTAATAATAGTTGCCAAGCTGGTTGCCTCCTTTCCTTGGAGAGGTCTCAGTTCTGTGGGAAAGAAACTTTGTTAGACAGAAAAGCTCCTTGCGTGAGAGAGAGTCCTATGACATTGACTGACTACTCTCAAATAAGAAGAAAAGACCTAAGCAGCAGTAGATTACTGGGATCACTAGCTTCTAAACTGTCCAGAATGAAGGGTGACCACAAGGAAGTTTTAGCTACAGAAGTTGTGGGACAAGTTGATGAACAATTCCAAACAGATTCAAGCAGAAAAGGTGACACATTGCATCTTTTGTCTCAAACTGATGATTTTTTGCAGAGCTCTTATCAAATGTGCCAAAGCACCTCACAAGAAGCAGGGATAGATGATTGCATCCTTGCATCTGCTTCTGATGAGCAGGATGCTCCCTTCAAAATGTATAGTACAAGAGGAGGGACCATGGAAAATGCTCTGAACCAGTCACTGCTCATCAACACAGATGGGGAGTACATGGCCCCCACAAGCAGTGGTTTGGCATTACAAAGTGAAAAATGTTATTCTGAAGACATCTGTAAAGATGGAAAGATTGTGGCTGTATCTTCAAAGCAGACTTCAGAAGCCACTGAGCTTTCCAGTGTAACTTTTTCAAGTAGTTTGGAAGTACTTGGAGATGTCAAAAATGCAGTTCAGTCTAAAAATGAGGAATCAATATTGTGTTCTGTCTGGATGCAACACTTTGATGTTTCACTGGGTAAGATGGTATACGTCAATAAAATGACTGGACTAAGCACCTACAGTACTCCTCCAACTGAAGAACTTCAGGCTGCTTGTACTAAAGATATAACTACAATGGCTGTGAATGTTGTCTTACAGAGTG atttcacaaaatgcaaagaaggtaccaatgtgagatttctaaagattgctacagcactcgacccaagatttaagaatctgaagtgccttccaaaatctgatcgggatgggttgtggagcatgctttcagaagtcttaaaagagcaacaatccaatgcagaaactacagaacctgaaccaccaaaaaagaaaatcaaccttctgctcgtggcatctgactcaggtaatgaaaatgaacatgcatcggtccacactgctttgggtTATTATCAagtagaacccgtcatcagcatggacgcatgtgccctggaagggtggttgaagcatgaagggacatatgaatctttagcacatctggcgcataaatatcttgcgatgccagctgcGACAGTttcatga